A genomic region of Zalophus californianus isolate mZalCal1 chromosome 11, mZalCal1.pri.v2, whole genome shotgun sequence contains the following coding sequences:
- the B4GALNT4 gene encoding LOW QUALITY PROTEIN: N-acetyl-beta-glucosaminyl-glycoprotein 4-beta-N-acetylgalactosaminyltransferase 1 (The sequence of the model RefSeq protein was modified relative to this genomic sequence to represent the inferred CDS: inserted 2 bases in 2 codons; deleted 3 bases in 3 codons), with amino-acid sequence MPWFPVKKIRKQIKLLLLLVLLTCAAWLTYVHLSLVRQGRALRQRLGYGRDGEKLSGVTEGRGVRTALSTQRAEDSSESHEEEQVPEGRDPNMQFPVGAGKPPPLNLTHQAPPWWEEYKGQVNLHVFEDWCGGAVGHLRRNLHFPXFPHTRTTVKKLAVSPKWKNYGLRIFGFIHPARDGDVQFSVASDDNSEFWLSPNESPASAQLVAFVGKTGSEWTAPGEFTKFSSQVSKPKRLMASRRYYFELLHKQDDRGSDHVEVGWRAFLPGLKFEVIGSAHISLYTDESSLKMDHVAHVPQSPASHVGGHLPQEEPRADMLRPDPRDTFFLTPRVEPSSLENVLEPCTYAPTYVVKDFPIARYQGLQFVYLSFVYPNDHTRLTHMETENKCFYRESPLYLERFGFYKYMKMDREEGEEDEEEEVQRRAFLFLNPDDFLDDEDEGELLDSLEPTEASPLQSGRRFPSPVAPTTPPGTMPTPPAPPSTRDLPTPRRSRGLSWAARAARPLPLFLGRALRPRAAAEQPPPKVYVTRVRPGLRAPPQDLAPLSPRGPPWPPFPGVFLRPRPLPRVQLRAPPRPPRSRGRRTGGSLATELRPSARAQATRESQEGQPHMLGRTAPTAVLNLSEAQPVTSFLSLSQVSRPQLPGQDEVEEEGGSDEDGAQGEEDSEEEAAGPPXGRWREDAIDWQRTFSVGAMDFELLRSDWNDLRCNVSGNLQLPEAEAVDVVAQYMERLNARHAGRYALLRIVNVEKRRDSARGSRFLLELELQERGGGRLRLSEYVFLRLPGAHAGDGDRDGESPEPAPAASTRPDGHPELCRPLRLAWRQDVMVHFIVPVKNQARWVAQFLADMAALHTRTGDSHFSVILVDFESEDMDVERALRAARLPRYQYLRRTGNFERSAGLQAGVDAVEDASSIVFLCDLHIHFPPNILDGIRKHCVEGKLAFAPVVMRLGCGSSPGDPHGYWEVNGFGLFGIYKSDFDRVGGMNTEEFRDQWGGEDWELLDRVLQAGLEVERLRLRNFYHHYHSKRGMWGTHSRKAPAQRGPDDKASPPSPWLQSCGGKLEAGP; translated from the exons ATGCCGTGGTTCCCGGTGAAGAAGATCCGCAAACAGATCAAGCTGCTGCTCTTGCTGGTGCTGCTTACCTGCGCCGCATGGCTCACGTACGTGCACCTGAGCCTGGTGCGCCAGGGCCGCGCGCTGCGCCAGCGGCTGGGCTACGGGCGAG ACGGTGAGAAGCTGAGCGGTGTGACGGAGGGCAGGGGTGTCCGGACTGCACTATCCACACAGAGGGCGGAGGACTCCAGCGAGAGCCATGAGGAAGAGCAGGTG CCTGAAGGCCGGGACCCAAACATGCAGTTTCCTGTGGGGGCTGGAAAGCCACCCCCTCTGAACCTCACTCATCAGGCGCCCCCATGGTGGGAAGAG TACAAGGGGCAGGTGAACCTGCACGTGTTTGAGGACTGGTGCGGAGGCGCCGTGGGCCATCTGAGGAGGAACCTGCACTTCC TGTTCCCTCAT ACTCGCACCACCGTGAAGAAGTTGGCTGTGTCCCCCAAGTGGAAGAACTATGGCCTACGGATTTTCGGCTTCATCCACCCGGCAAGAGATG GAGACGTCCAGTTCTCTGTGGCTTCAGATGACAACTCTGAGTTCTGGCTGAGCCCAAACGAGAGCCCGGCGAGTGCCCAGCTGGTGGCCTTTGTGGGCAAG ACTGGCTCAGAGTGGACGGCTCCTGGAGAATTCACCAAGTTCAGCTCCCAGGTGTCCAAGCCCAAGCG GCTCATGGCCTCCCGGAGGTACTACTTTGAGCTGCTGCACAAGCAGGACGACCGAGGCTCAGACCACGTGGAAGTGGGC TGGCGAGCCTTCTTGCCGGGCCTGAAGTTTGAGGTCATAGGCTCTGCTCACATCTCCCTGTACACAG ATGAGTCATCCCTGAAGATGGACCATGTGGCCCACGTCCCCCAGTCTCCAGCTAGCCATGTTGGGGGGCACCTGCCGCAGGAGGAGCCCAGAGCTGACATGCTGCGCCCAGACCCCCGAGACACCTTCTTCCTCA CTCCTCGGGTGGAGCCTTCAAGTCTGGAGAATGTGCTGGAGCCCTGCACCTACGCCCCCACCTATGTTGTCAAGGACTTTCCCATTGCGAGATACCAGGGACTGCAGTTT GTGTACCTGTCCTTCGTCTACCCCAATGATCACACGCGCCTCACTCACATGGAGACGGAAAACAAGTGCTTCTACCGGGAGTCACCGCTATACTtggaaag gTTTGGGTTCTATAAGTACATGAAGAtggacagagaggagggggaggaagatgaagaggaagaggtgCAGCGCCGAGCCTTCCTCTTTCTCAACCCGGATG ACTTCCTGGACGATGAGGACGAGGGGGAGCTGCTAGACAGTCTGGAGCCTACGGAGGCGTCCCCCCTGCAGAGCGGCCGCCGATTCCCTTCCCCCGTGGCCCCCACCACACCACCGGGAACCATGCCTACCCCGCCAGCGCCTCCCAGCACCCGGGACCTGCCAACCCCCAGGCGCTCCcgggggctgagctgggctgccCGGGCTGCGCGCCCCCTGCCCCTCTTCTTGGGCCGCGCCCTGCGCCCCCGAGCCGCAGCTGAGCAGCCGCCCCCAAAGGTGTATGTGACACGGGTGCGGCCGGGACTACGGGCACCCCCGCAGGACCTGGCACCTCTCAGCCCACGCGGCCCGCCCTGGCCGCCCTTCCCTGGAGTCTTCCTCCGTCCCAGACCTCTTCCCCGGGTGCAGCTGCGGGCACCCCCACGCCCGCCCCGGTCTCGAGGCCGCAGGACCGGTGGCTCCCTGGCCACAGAGCTGAGGCCCTCTGCCCGGGCGCAAGCCACCCGGGAGAGCCAGGAGGGCCAGCCGCACATGCTGGGACGCACGGCGCCCACCGCGGTCTTGAACTTGTCAGAAGCACAGCCTGTGACCTCCTTCCTGAGCTTGTCCCAGGTGTCC AGGCCACAGCTGCCTGGGCAGGACGAGGtcgaggaggagggaggaagc gatgAGGATGGGGCCCAGGGCGAGGAGGACAGCGAGGAGGAGGCGGCGGGGCCCC GTGGCCGCTGGCGCGAGGACGCCATTGACTGGCAGCGCACATTCAGTGTGGGCGCAATGGACTTCGAGCTGTTGCGCTCCGACTGGAACGACCTGCGCTGCAACGTGTCCGGGAACCTGCAGCTGCCTGAGGCTGAGGCGGTGGACGTGGTGGCTCAATACATGGAACGGCTCAACGCCCGCCACGCTGg GCGCTATGCGCTTCTGCGCATCGTGAACGTGGAGAAGCGCCGAGACTCCGCGCGCGGAAGCCGCTTCCTCCTGGAGCTGGAGCTGCAGGAGCGTGGAGGCGGCCGCCTGCGCCTGTCAGAGTACGTCTTCCTGAGACTGCCGGGAGCCCACGCGGGAGACGGCGACAGGGACGGAGAGAGTCCTGAGCCTGCTCCCGCGGCCTCCACGCGCCCAGACGGCCACCCGGAGCTGTGCAGGCCACTGCGTCTGGCCTGGCGCCAGGATGTGATGGTGCACTTCATCGTGCCAG TGAAGAACCAGGCGCGCTGGGTGGCACAGTTCCTGGCGGACATGGCCGCGCTGCACACCCGCACAGGGGACTCACACTTCAGCGTCATCCTGGTGGACTTTGAGAGCGAGGATATGGATGTGGAACGGGCCTTGCGTGCGGCTCGGCTGCCCCG GTACCAGTACCTGAGGCGAACTGGAAACTTTGAGCGCTCCGCGGGTCTGCAAGCTGGAGTGGACGCGGTGGAG GATGCCAGCAGCATCGTTTTCCTCTGCGATCTGCACATCCATTTCCCCCCCAACATCCTGGACGGCATCCGCAAACACTGTGTGGAGGGCAAGCTGGCCTTTGCGCCTGTGGTCATGCGCCTGGGCTGCGGGAGCTCGCCAGGGGACCCTCATG GTTACTGGGAGGTGAATGGCTTTGGCCTCTTCGGGATCTACAAGTCCGACTTTGACCGCGTCGGAGGCATGAATACTGAGGAGTTCCGTGACCAGTGG GGGGGCGAGGACTGGGAACTCCTGGACAG GGTCCTGCAGGCAGGGCTGGAGGTAGAGCGGCTCCGACTGAGGAATTTCTACCATCACTACCACTCCAAGCGGGGGATGTGGGGCACACACAGCCGGAAAGCTCCCGCACAGAGGGGCCCTGATGACAAGGCaagccctcccagcccctggctacAGTCCTGTGGTGGTAAGCTGGAGGCCGGGCCCTGA